A genomic region of Mus musculus strain C57BL/6J chromosome 7, GRCm38.p6 C57BL/6J contains the following coding sequences:
- the Gm51460 gene encoding uncharacterized protein Gm51460, translating into MVLARARAIRTENQVARGHTFLMHQSRFPHDQTGGRHHAHGPPGRSRTFRGSARGLSHPLVLRTDPRPERRRPSRPGRPQTKRTATIGGPRGRTRQGHRARAATARTREPRASRTLLDDPASVRTRPQVGRSAAAAVAARSPTRKCTHTLPELSALPVGGNY; encoded by the coding sequence ATGGTGCTGGCCAGGGCGAGGGCCATCAGGACAGAAAACCAGGTAGCTAGGGGTCACACCTTTCTTATGCACCAGTCCAGGTTCCCGCATGACCAGACAGGTGGCCGGCACCACGCCCATGGGCCTCCCGGTCGCAGCCGGACGTTCCGGGGCTCAGCTCGAGGCCTCAGCCACCCTCTCGTCCTCCGGACCGACCCGCGGCCAGAGCGACGTAGGCCTAGCCGGCCCGGAAGGCCACAGACAAAGCGTACGGCCACCATAGGTGGCCCGCGCGGCCGGACGCGACAGGGACACCGGGCCAGAGCGGCTACCGCACGTACCCGGGAACCTCGCGCCTCCCGGACGCTCCTAGACGATCCCGCCTCTGTCCGAACACGACCGCAAGTAGGCCGGTCAGCCGCCGCCGCCGTCGCCGCGCGCTCCCCGACCCGGAAGTGCACCCATACTCTTCCGGAACTTTCTGCCCTGCCCGTTGGTGGAAACTACTAA